A DNA window from Desulfovibrio intestinalis contains the following coding sequences:
- the mlaD gene encoding outer membrane lipid asymmetry maintenance protein MlaD, with translation MSTVRETAVGLFVLIGLLCVAYLTIKLGKMEVFSGTGYELNANFDSVSGLRVGADVEMSGVPVGKVTGISLDSDPLRNQAVVRLRLNKDMHLSDDSIASIRTSGLIGDKFISISRGGSDHTLAPGDTITETESSVDLGTLISKYAFGGVK, from the coding sequence ATGAGTACTGTACGCGAAACCGCTGTGGGCCTTTTTGTGTTGATTGGCCTGCTCTGCGTTGCCTACCTGACCATCAAGCTCGGCAAGATGGAAGTTTTTTCTGGCACGGGCTACGAGCTCAACGCCAACTTTGACTCTGTCTCGGGCCTGCGCGTCGGCGCTGATGTAGAAATGTCCGGGGTACCCGTTGGCAAGGTCACAGGCATCAGCCTGGATTCAGACCCCCTGCGCAATCAGGCTGTGGTACGGTTACGGCTGAATAAAGACATGCACCTTTCCGATGACAGCATTGCCTCTATTCGCACCAGCGGCCTTATTGGCGACAAGTTTATCAGCATTTCCCGTGGCGGATCTGATCACACACTTGCACCCGGCGACACCATTACGGAAACAGAATCCTCCGTCGATCTGGGCACTCTTATCAGCAAATACGCTTTTGGAGGAGTGAAATAA
- a CDS encoding ABC transporter ATP-binding protein, with the protein MQAWDLEFRELSVGYGSHVVLRDINATLPGGKVSVILGGSGCGKSTLLRHIIGLSRPLSGQVLVGGRDLFALGKSDFRRIRRHMGVLFQDGALLGALSLVQNVTLPLSEHLRLPPDTIREAGLRVLRMVGLEDFADFYPNQLSGGMRKRAGLARAIVAEPRVLLCDEPTSGLDPITAARMDDLLLAMRQQYADMSVVVVSHDLASLRAIADHVLVLADGEALFSGTLAELEASENPYLRQFLQREAGDERRDLHQPIDPAVSKALDSWLAS; encoded by the coding sequence ATGCAGGCATGGGACTTGGAATTTCGCGAGCTCAGCGTGGGCTATGGAAGTCATGTGGTCCTTCGTGACATCAATGCCACACTGCCCGGCGGCAAGGTTTCGGTTATTCTGGGTGGCTCCGGCTGCGGCAAGTCTACCCTGCTGCGCCATATTATCGGCCTTTCGCGGCCACTTTCCGGCCAGGTGCTGGTTGGCGGGCGCGACCTCTTTGCCCTAGGCAAAAGCGACTTTCGCCGTATCCGCCGCCACATGGGCGTGCTCTTTCAAGACGGCGCCCTGCTCGGCGCCCTGTCACTGGTGCAAAACGTCACCCTGCCTCTGAGCGAACACCTGCGGCTGCCTCCCGACACCATCCGTGAAGCGGGCCTGCGGGTACTGCGCATGGTTGGCCTTGAAGATTTTGCCGATTTTTATCCCAACCAGCTTTCCGGCGGCATGCGCAAACGCGCCGGGCTTGCCCGGGCCATCGTGGCAGAACCGCGTGTGCTCCTGTGCGACGAGCCAACCTCTGGCCTTGACCCCATCACCGCCGCCCGTATGGATGACCTGCTGCTGGCCATGCGCCAGCAATACGCCGACATGAGCGTGGTTGTAGTGAGTCACGATCTGGCAAGTCTGCGGGCCATTGCCGACCATGTACTGGTGCTGGCAGATGGCGAAGCGCTGTTTTCTGGCACTCTGGCCGAACTTGAAGCCAGTGAAAATCCCTACTTGCGCCAGTTTTTGCAGCGCGAGGCCGGAGACGAACGCCGCGACCTGCACCAGCCCATTGATCCGGCCGTGAGTAAAGCCCTTGATTCGTGGCTGGCTTCATAA
- a CDS encoding YebC/PmpR family DNA-binding transcriptional regulator, producing the protein MSGHSKWANIQHRKGRQDAKRGKIFTKAAKEIIIAAKTGGDPDSNSRLRAAIAAAKAVNLPKDKIEGAIRKGTGEDAGGDLTETFYEGYGPGGIAVMVEVATDNKNRTVAEVRHLFSKHGGSMGENGSVGWMFDRKGVISIEKNAYPEDKIMEAALEAGADDVIDDEDEWTIHTAMTDFTAVRDALEAAGIAMQSAELAMVPQNLVAVDSDMGQKVLRLMDALDDNDDVQNVYANVDFPDDMPTD; encoded by the coding sequence ATGTCTGGTCACAGCAAATGGGCCAATATTCAGCACCGCAAAGGGCGTCAGGATGCCAAACGCGGTAAAATATTCACCAAGGCTGCCAAGGAAATCATCATCGCCGCTAAAACCGGCGGCGATCCTGACAGTAACTCCCGCTTGCGCGCGGCCATTGCCGCAGCCAAAGCGGTGAACCTGCCCAAGGACAAGATTGAGGGCGCCATCCGCAAGGGCACCGGCGAAGACGCTGGCGGCGATCTCACCGAAACCTTCTACGAAGGCTACGGCCCGGGCGGCATTGCCGTCATGGTTGAAGTGGCCACCGACAACAAGAACCGCACCGTGGCTGAAGTACGCCACCTTTTTTCCAAGCATGGCGGCTCCATGGGCGAAAACGGCAGCGTTGGCTGGATGTTTGACCGCAAGGGCGTCATCAGCATTGAAAAAAACGCCTATCCTGAAGACAAGATTATGGAAGCGGCTCTGGAAGCCGGCGCTGACGATGTGATTGATGATGAGGACGAATGGACCATTCACACGGCCATGACAGATTTTACTGCCGTGCGTGACGCTCTGGAAGCCGCCGGCATTGCCATGCAGTCTGCCGAGCTTGCCATGGTACCGCAAAATCTGGTGGCCGTTGACTCTGACATGGGCCAGAAAGTACTGCGCCTTATGGACGCGCTGGACGACAACGATGACGTCCAGAACGTTTACGCCAACGTGGATTTTCCTGACGACATGCCCACCGACTAA
- a CDS encoding RlmE family RNA methyltransferase codes for MKEYRDHYFLKAKRENYPARSVYKLKELDAKFRLLRPGQKILDLGAAPGSWSLGAAEKVGSKGLVLACDIQSTETTFPPQVTFMQEDVFDRSPAFEAKLEELGPFDLVISDMAPRTTGTRFTDQARSLDLAVEALSVACLHLKQGGCFVVKIFMGPDVQELLAPMRKAFASVKSFKPKSSRPESKETFFVGLGFRDKPNQTDPVDAPPGR; via the coding sequence ATGAAGGAATATCGAGACCATTACTTCCTCAAGGCCAAGCGCGAGAATTATCCCGCGCGTTCGGTCTACAAGCTTAAGGAACTGGACGCCAAGTTCCGCCTGTTGCGGCCCGGCCAAAAGATTCTGGACCTGGGGGCAGCCCCTGGCTCATGGTCATTGGGCGCGGCGGAAAAGGTGGGTTCCAAGGGTTTGGTTCTAGCCTGTGACATTCAAAGCACGGAGACGACCTTCCCCCCCCAGGTCACCTTCATGCAAGAGGACGTGTTCGACCGCTCTCCGGCCTTTGAGGCCAAGCTGGAAGAACTCGGCCCCTTTGACCTTGTCATAAGCGACATGGCCCCACGCACAACAGGTACCCGCTTCACCGATCAGGCCCGCTCGCTGGATCTGGCCGTGGAAGCGTTGTCTGTTGCCTGCCTGCATTTGAAGCAGGGCGGGTGCTTTGTGGTGAAAATTTTCATGGGCCCGGACGTTCAGGAATTGCTGGCGCCAATGCGCAAAGCGTTTGCATCGGTCAAGTCCTTCAAACCCAAGAGTTCGCGTCCTGAAAGCAAGGAAACTTTTTTTGTGGGCCTTGGCTTTCGCGACAAGCCGAACCAGACTGACCCAGTGGATGCGCCGCCGGGCCGGTAA
- the sodC gene encoding superoxide dismutase family protein has protein sequence MKKILLSLCFVCCALWIGAGAAQAESVKVPVNKITDDGVGEAIGFITFTDDGKGGLDILMDVVGISEGQHGIHVHENPSCAPAEKDGKKVAGLSAGGHFDPDKTGKHEGPVKHGHKGDLPAITADAKGEVKGQLNAPNLAVKDLKGRSVIIHAGGDNYSDQPAPLGGGGARIACGVIQ, from the coding sequence ATGAAAAAAATTCTGCTGTCCTTGTGTTTTGTGTGCTGCGCCCTCTGGATCGGAGCGGGTGCCGCCCAGGCGGAGAGCGTCAAGGTTCCTGTTAATAAGATTACTGACGACGGTGTGGGTGAAGCCATCGGCTTTATTACGTTTACCGATGATGGCAAGGGTGGTCTGGATATTCTGATGGACGTTGTGGGCATCAGCGAAGGCCAGCACGGCATTCACGTGCATGAAAATCCCTCGTGCGCTCCAGCTGAAAAAGACGGCAAGAAAGTAGCTGGCCTGTCAGCTGGCGGTCATTTTGACCCCGATAAAACTGGCAAGCATGAAGGCCCGGTCAAGCACGGCCACAAGGGCGATCTGCCCGCCATCACTGCCGATGCCAAGGGTGAAGTCAAGGGCCAGCTGAACGCCCCCAATCTGGCCGTTAAGGATCTCAAGGGCCGCTCTGTCATTATTCATGCGGGCGGCGACAATTATTCCGACCAGCCCGCTCCTCTGGGCGGCGGCGGCGCTCGTATAGCTTGCGGCGTGATTCAGTAA
- a CDS encoding glycosyltransferase family protein, which produces MNADRASRPQRISLPDFFGRKLTLPEGQESWRRAGEGEDALVLGLGPGCPWQTSLAAGARAVYWLEHEPTLQSLPALNERDGAGPPDHWKKVSQEEAVALAAQCVCFFYGPGMRLAPDFWGPLLGRVDAALLGAPELTKDNSPENSTALAPPDAANVDSPACLASRKGRGESRGFVLLPGHDGQLLHQELVQALDSCGLHPVSAVPDAFQAHVDVHAVWRDILRQGKPRLVLSVNLRGLDAEGRVFHLCQGMGIPVALWLVDNPWHVLSALRLPWWREAHIFVTDASFVPELVAAGARHAHHMPLAVAPHMWRQAAPDFLAAPEPLFVGRSAFPEKERFFAAAKVPDGMLAEALALLECDETPARGPNYFWWQQMLGRASWPDPAIRSAGLGAEACACANRVRWLRTILEERASSFAETNIDPGVSPSVNPNVGSVSVPTVELARPSMRIVGDAGWRELLPGANIQPPVDYYSALPGLYAQAAVVNVTSLLLPHSLSQRHFDVWAAGGLLFSDATPGLDLFPEDLAEAVRLDAPKDFWPRWDTVCSRPAYARDLRLAWREHLRGGHEYRHRVRRICELMGIAADGV; this is translated from the coding sequence TTGAATGCAGATAGAGCATCCAGACCTCAGCGTATAAGCCTGCCCGATTTTTTCGGGCGAAAGCTGACGCTGCCTGAAGGCCAGGAATCCTGGCGGCGTGCGGGCGAGGGGGAAGACGCGCTGGTGTTGGGCCTTGGCCCCGGCTGCCCGTGGCAAACCTCTCTCGCGGCTGGAGCTCGCGCTGTTTACTGGCTGGAGCACGAGCCAACCCTGCAATCCTTGCCCGCGCTGAATGAAAGGGACGGGGCGGGGCCGCCCGACCATTGGAAAAAGGTGTCGCAGGAAGAGGCCGTGGCCTTGGCTGCTCAATGCGTGTGTTTTTTTTATGGCCCGGGCATGCGGCTTGCTCCCGATTTCTGGGGGCCGCTTCTGGGCCGTGTGGATGCGGCCCTACTGGGTGCCCCGGAGCTGACGAAAGATAATTCGCCAGAAAACAGCACTGCACTGGCCCCGCCGGATGCAGCAAACGTTGACAGCCCTGCCTGCCTGGCTTCACGGAAGGGCAGGGGGGAATCGCGCGGTTTCGTACTTTTGCCTGGGCATGACGGACAGCTGCTGCATCAGGAATTGGTGCAGGCCTTGGATTCTTGCGGATTACATCCGGTTTCAGCTGTACCGGACGCCTTTCAGGCGCATGTTGATGTGCATGCTGTTTGGCGTGACATCCTTCGTCAGGGCAAACCGCGCCTTGTGTTGTCTGTAAACCTGCGTGGGCTGGATGCGGAAGGGCGTGTTTTTCACCTTTGCCAGGGCATGGGCATACCCGTGGCCCTATGGTTGGTGGACAATCCCTGGCATGTATTGTCGGCACTGCGGCTGCCGTGGTGGCGCGAAGCCCATATATTTGTCACAGACGCTTCCTTTGTGCCGGAGCTTGTAGCCGCCGGGGCGCGGCACGCACATCACATGCCGCTGGCTGTTGCGCCGCATATGTGGCGGCAGGCAGCGCCTGACTTTTTGGCAGCGCCAGAACCGCTTTTTGTGGGCCGATCTGCCTTTCCTGAGAAAGAACGCTTTTTCGCCGCAGCCAAGGTGCCAGACGGGATGCTGGCTGAAGCGCTGGCATTGCTGGAATGTGACGAGACGCCAGCACGGGGCCCCAATTATTTTTGGTGGCAGCAGATGCTTGGCAGAGCCAGCTGGCCTGATCCGGCTATACGCAGCGCCGGGCTGGGGGCCGAGGCGTGCGCCTGCGCCAATCGCGTTCGCTGGTTGCGGACGATTCTTGAGGAAAGGGCGTCTTCGTTCGCCGAAACGAATATTGATCCCGGTGTGAGTCCCAGTGTGAACCCTAATGTTGGTTCTGTTTCTGTCCCCACAGTGGAATTGGCGCGCCCGTCAATGCGCATCGTGGGGGACGCAGGCTGGCGTGAGCTTTTGCCCGGTGCGAATATCCAGCCCCCTGTGGATTATTATTCGGCACTGCCCGGGCTTTACGCCCAAGCGGCGGTGGTCAACGTGACGAGCCTGCTTTTGCCGCACAGCCTGAGCCAACGTCATTTTGATGTCTGGGCGGCGGGTGGATTACTGTTCAGCGACGCCACACCGGGCCTGGATTTGTTTCCAGAAGATTTGGCAGAAGCCGTGCGGCTTGACGCTCCCAAAGATTTTTGGCCGCGCTGGGACACTGTGTGCTCGCGGCCGGCCTATGCAAGGGATCTGCGGTTGGCCTGGCGTGAGCATTTGCGTGGGGGGCATGAATATAGGCACCGTGTGCGGCGCATATGTGAATTGATGGGCATTGCCGCCGACGGTGTTTAG
- the nrfD gene encoding NrfD/PsrC family molybdoenzyme membrane anchor subunit codes for MKYVTYRRILFSRRALIGLGICGLATLAGLLATWYIESNGHYVTGMSNAVPWGLSLAMATFCIVAASGALNVASIASVFGKEDYKPFSRLSCLLALALLAGGLFALLIDLGRPDQIFTALTHFNFTSVFAVNILIYTGFFIIVGLYGLVMLAAPQGGIVRPFGVASFIWRLIMTTGTGSVFGVLAGRGGMHSAIMPPLFIALSLSLGLAIFILVLAGLEYSGQREARLDAVSGRIRGLLATLVAVSFYMVLALNLIGIASPAQRGYEAFVLCTGGVYPVLFWGGYLVVGTVLPLILLLAPPCRGSRACLLGAALATAVGGMALMYVLTIAPQAYPADIFPGMLVQGNALYAGPASYVPTIGELLVGLTGFGLAGLIVLVAARIIPLLPQAPQED; via the coding sequence ATGAAATACGTGACCTACCGCCGCATCCTTTTCTCCCGGCGGGCGCTGATTGGTCTGGGCATCTGCGGTCTTGCCACGCTGGCTGGCCTTCTGGCCACCTGGTATATTGAAAGCAACGGGCACTACGTTACAGGCATGAGCAATGCCGTACCCTGGGGCTTGTCGCTGGCCATGGCCACCTTCTGCATTGTCGCGGCTTCGGGCGCGCTTAACGTGGCCTCCATAGCCTCGGTGTTCGGCAAGGAAGACTACAAGCCGTTTTCACGGCTTTCATGTTTGCTGGCTCTGGCCCTGCTCGCGGGCGGGCTCTTCGCGTTGCTGATCGATCTCGGGCGGCCAGACCAGATATTCACGGCGCTCACCCATTTCAACTTTACCTCGGTATTTGCCGTTAACATACTCATCTATACGGGCTTTTTCATCATCGTGGGCCTGTACGGCCTTGTGATGCTGGCAGCGCCTCAGGGCGGTATTGTCCGTCCCTTTGGCGTGGCAAGCTTCATATGGCGACTGATCATGACTACGGGAACGGGCTCGGTGTTCGGCGTACTGGCAGGACGCGGCGGCATGCATTCCGCCATCATGCCGCCGCTGTTCATCGCCCTTTCGCTTTCTCTGGGTCTGGCCATATTCATCCTCGTTCTGGCGGGCCTTGAATACAGCGGCCAGCGTGAGGCTCGCCTTGACGCGGTCTCGGGGCGCATACGCGGCCTGCTGGCGACCCTTGTGGCGGTGTCCTTCTATATGGTGCTGGCCTTGAATCTCATTGGTATTGCTTCCCCGGCGCAGCGTGGGTACGAAGCCTTTGTGCTCTGCACGGGCGGCGTTTATCCGGTGCTGTTCTGGGGAGGCTATCTGGTGGTGGGAACAGTTCTGCCGCTGATCCTGCTGCTGGCTCCTCCATGCCGTGGCAGCCGCGCCTGCCTGCTGGGCGCGGCCCTCGCCACAGCCGTGGGCGGCATGGCCCTCATGTATGTTCTGACCATCGCGCCGCAGGCCTACCCGGCGGATATATTCCCGGGCATGCTGGTGCAGGGCAATGCGTTGTATGCCGGCCCGGCCTCCTATGTCCCCACCATTGGCGAACTGCTGGTGGGCCTGACGGGGTTCGGTCTTGCGGGCCTTATCGTACTTGTTGCCGCACGGATTATTCCCCTGCTGCCCCAGGCCCCGCAAGAAGATTGA
- the dsrO gene encoding sulfate reduction electron transfer complex DsrMKJOP subunit DsrO — MSITGNKKTACAESSCMQSRRRFLLGAGAILLAPGVLLTVRPALADETGRQRWGLLIDTRRCVGDCSACVTACSTTHGLVSNGRPATDPQWIRKVQVTDPGTGHVAHMPIMCQHCGNAQCVEVCPTGASLKRADGIVLVDKHLCIGCRYCVMACPFKARGFAHEEVENPSPVSPRGKGSAEGCTMCVHRINKGQLPACVEACARSGHEAILFGDLNDPTSLIAKRVVAFGAAALRADLRTDPSVRYVGVNL; from the coding sequence ATGAGTATCACTGGAAACAAAAAAACCGCATGTGCGGAATCCTCATGCATGCAGTCGCGCCGCCGCTTCCTGCTGGGAGCGGGCGCAATCCTGCTCGCGCCGGGTGTGCTGCTTACGGTACGCCCTGCCCTTGCGGATGAAACCGGACGCCAGCGCTGGGGTCTGTTAATTGATACGCGGCGCTGCGTGGGCGACTGCTCTGCCTGTGTGACGGCCTGTTCGACCACGCACGGTCTTGTGAGCAACGGCCGCCCGGCCACAGACCCGCAGTGGATCCGCAAGGTGCAGGTCACTGATCCCGGAACCGGCCATGTGGCCCATATGCCCATCATGTGCCAGCACTGCGGCAATGCCCAATGCGTTGAGGTGTGTCCCACCGGAGCCAGCCTCAAACGTGCGGACGGCATCGTACTGGTGGACAAGCATTTGTGCATCGGTTGCCGCTACTGCGTTATGGCCTGCCCGTTCAAGGCGCGCGGTTTCGCACATGAAGAGGTAGAGAATCCAAGCCCGGTCTCACCGCGCGGCAAAGGCTCAGCCGAAGGATGTACCATGTGCGTACACCGTATCAACAAGGGGCAGCTGCCCGCCTGTGTGGAAGCCTGTGCCCGAAGCGGCCACGAAGCCATACTCTTCGGCGATCTCAACGACCCCACGAGCCTCATTGCCAAACGGGTGGTCGCCTTTGGCGCTGCTGCCCTGCGCGCAGACCTGCGTACTGATCCCAGTGTGCGTTATGTGGGGGTGAACTTATGA
- a CDS encoding substrate-binding domain-containing protein: MCRLYQTALLLLVVVLTAIPASGTERGTIRFGGGGQGTVVFDGQLHASKGFECRTCHDAIFPTAHKAQISMEDHFKGVACFTCHNQVVVSRNCGFCHRKFEPAPLSTTFNMADSPEGNVPAPVALKKTRQELQSPLTYEGASTVGSKIMPEAAQLFTAHTGVPFGEMGIAGAGAGLKAVAAGKVSMGGLASAITDKEKAQVVGWQVIGYDVMGVFVHPSNPVRSLTMEQLRAIFSGRETSWKAFGGPDMPIVVYSEALAGGRATVKAFQDMVLGGGTYGKLVELDDAVDCVADVAKDPAGITASSLSFAIPGVEVLKVNGAAPEKVAVQSGAYPLKRPLTLITLQPTGNIQAFFDFMLSPEGQDIVSKHFVPVK, from the coding sequence ATGTGCCGCCTGTACCAGACCGCTCTGCTGCTCCTGGTTGTCGTGCTTACGGCAATACCGGCCAGCGGCACAGAGCGGGGAACCATTCGCTTTGGCGGCGGTGGGCAGGGCACGGTTGTATTTGACGGTCAGCTGCACGCCTCAAAGGGTTTTGAGTGCAGAACCTGCCACGATGCTATCTTCCCCACTGCCCACAAGGCCCAAATTTCTATGGAAGACCACTTCAAGGGTGTGGCCTGTTTTACCTGCCATAACCAGGTTGTGGTTTCGCGCAACTGCGGGTTCTGCCACCGCAAGTTTGAGCCCGCCCCTCTTTCCACCACTTTCAACATGGCTGACAGCCCTGAAGGCAATGTGCCTGCACCTGTTGCCCTCAAGAAGACGCGTCAGGAGCTTCAGTCTCCGCTGACCTACGAAGGCGCTTCCACCGTGGGCAGCAAAATCATGCCCGAAGCCGCCCAACTGTTCACCGCGCATACGGGCGTACCCTTTGGGGAAATGGGCATTGCCGGAGCTGGCGCGGGGCTCAAGGCCGTGGCCGCTGGCAAGGTATCTATGGGCGGTCTGGCCAGTGCCATCACAGATAAAGAGAAAGCTCAGGTCGTAGGCTGGCAGGTCATTGGCTACGACGTCATGGGCGTATTTGTGCATCCCTCAAATCCTGTACGCTCACTGACGATGGAGCAACTGCGCGCCATTTTCAGCGGCAGGGAAACCAGCTGGAAAGCCTTTGGCGGCCCCGATATGCCCATCGTGGTGTACAGCGAAGCCCTGGCCGGAGGTCGCGCCACCGTAAAAGCCTTCCAGGATATGGTTCTTGGCGGGGGTACCTACGGCAAGCTGGTGGAACTTGACGACGCCGTCGACTGTGTTGCCGATGTCGCCAAAGACCCTGCCGGTATTACAGCCTCTTCGCTGTCCTTTGCCATACCCGGCGTGGAGGTGTTGAAAGTCAACGGGGCTGCCCCGGAAAAAGTAGCCGTGCAATCCGGCGCGTACCCGCTCAAGCGCCCCTTGACTCTCATCACGCTGCAACCAACAGGCAATATTCAAGCTTTCTTCGACTTTATGCTGTCGCCCGAAGGTCAGGACATTGTCAGCAAGCACTTTGTGCCGGTGAAGTAA
- a CDS encoding alpha-hydroxy-acid oxidizing protein, whose protein sequence is MDKDNMIEGFDRREFLKNAMAIGAGVAVAPLLVSEAKAATAAVAAAPAAAPAGGKLTMAEVLRVAREKLYPRCRVCPECNGVACAGEVPGFGGFGSGQAFKNNYDDLQRIRLNMRCVHDITHPDMEFKIFGETLSMPLMGANTGGVTYNMGGKMTEEAYIESIVGGCIGAGTIGFVADGIGDPLETFQRRMVVLKNKFGGKGVVIIKPRTQSEIIKRIRLMEEAGALAFGIDIDSAGRAARALPGQTVEPKTIAQMRELVKSTSLPFVAKGIMTVDDAEKAVEAGASVLVVSNHGGRVLDYTPGTCEVLPAIAAKFKGKVPILVDGAVRRGADVLKYLALGADATLIGRPLVRAAHGAEARGVELAMNTIRQDLQAMMAMTGTASVKNVSKSIIVGA, encoded by the coding sequence ATGGACAAGGACAACATGATTGAAGGTTTTGATCGTCGCGAATTTTTGAAAAACGCTATGGCCATAGGCGCTGGTGTAGCCGTGGCCCCGCTGCTTGTTTCGGAAGCCAAGGCAGCAACCGCTGCTGTGGCTGCCGCGCCGGCTGCTGCTCCCGCCGGGGGCAAGCTGACTATGGCGGAAGTATTGCGCGTCGCCCGTGAAAAGCTTTACCCCCGCTGCCGTGTATGTCCTGAATGCAATGGCGTGGCGTGTGCTGGCGAGGTGCCCGGTTTCGGCGGATTTGGCTCCGGCCAGGCGTTCAAGAACAACTATGATGACCTGCAGCGCATCCGGCTGAATATGCGCTGCGTACATGACATTACGCATCCCGACATGGAATTTAAAATTTTTGGCGAAACCCTTTCCATGCCTCTTATGGGTGCCAATACCGGCGGCGTTACCTACAATATGGGCGGCAAGATGACCGAAGAAGCCTATATTGAATCCATTGTCGGCGGCTGTATCGGTGCGGGAACCATCGGCTTTGTGGCCGATGGCATAGGCGACCCCCTCGAAACTTTTCAGCGCCGCATGGTAGTTCTGAAGAACAAATTTGGCGGCAAGGGCGTGGTTATCATCAAACCCCGCACCCAGAGCGAAATCATCAAGCGCATACGCCTTATGGAAGAGGCTGGCGCTCTTGCATTCGGCATTGACATCGACTCTGCGGGCCGAGCCGCACGCGCCCTGCCGGGCCAGACCGTTGAGCCCAAAACCATTGCGCAGATGCGCGAACTGGTCAAAAGCACCAGCCTGCCATTCGTTGCCAAGGGCATCATGACCGTTGACGATGCTGAAAAGGCCGTTGAAGCTGGCGCAAGCGTTCTTGTTGTGTCAAACCACGGCGGCCGTGTGCTGGACTATACCCCCGGCACCTGCGAAGTACTGCCCGCCATTGCCGCAAAATTCAAGGGCAAGGTGCCCATTCTGGTTGACGGAGCCGTGCGCAGGGGTGCAGACGTGCTCAAGTATCTGGCCCTGGGCGCGGACGCGACCCTGATCGGCCGCCCGCTGGTTCGTGCCGCCCACGGCGCCGAAGCACGCGGCGTGGAGCTTGCTATGAACACCATCCGGCAGGATTTGCAGGCCATGATGGCTATGACAGGCACTGCCAGCGTAAAAAATGTTTCAAAGTCCATTATTGTGGGAGCGTAG